From the genome of Chelonoidis abingdonii isolate Lonesome George chromosome 25, CheloAbing_2.0, whole genome shotgun sequence, one region includes:
- the FGR gene encoding tyrosine-protein kinase Fgr isoform X2, whose translation MGCVYCKEKGSNKGQTENIDGTTGLASKSCYGPDPTQQNPASSFTHIPDFNNFHSTPVSTAGAPFMGPGLCPSSTLHMRGGGITGGGVTLFIALYDYEARTEDDLTFLKGEKFHIINNTEGDWWEARSLSTGATGYVPSNYVAPVDSIQAEEWYFGKMGRKDAERQLLCQGNPRGTFLIRESETTKGAYSLSIRDCDETKGDHVKHYKIRKLDNGGYYITTRAQFETIQELVQHYREFNDGLCHLLTRVCPNMKPQTMSLSKDAWEITRESVSLDKKLGMGCFGDVWMGTWNGTTKVAVKTLKPGTMSPEAFLEEAQIMKLLRHDKLVQLYAVVSEEPIYIVTEFMSQGSLLDFLKDGDGRFLKLPQLVDMAAQIAAGMAYIERMNYIHRDLRAANILVGDNLVCKIADFGLARLIEDNEYTARQGAKFPIKWTAPEAALYGRFTIKSDVWSFGILLTELVTKGRVPYPGMNKREVLEQVERGYRMQCPASCPQSLHELMVQCWKKEPEERPTFEYLQSFLEDYFTATEPQYQPGDNQ comes from the exons ATGGGCTGTGTGTATTGCAAGGAGAAGGGGTCGAATAAAGGCCAGACGGAGAACATCGATGGCACAACTGGCTTGGCATCGAAATCCTGCTACGGCCCTGACCCGACCCAGCAGAATCCCGCCAGCAGCTTCACCCACATCCCTGACTTTAACAACTTCCACAGTACACCTGTCAGCACCGCCGGCGCCCCCTTCATGGGCCCCGgcctctgtcccagcagcaccTTGCACATGCGTGGAGGGGGGATCACAG GTGGGGGGGTGACCCTTTTCATTGCCTTGTACGATTACGAAGCCCGGACGGAGGATGACCTGACGTTCCTGAAGGGGGAGAAATTCCACATTATCAACAATAC CGAGGGCGACTGGTGGGAGGCGAGGTCCCTGAGCACAGGGGCCACGGGCTACGTCCCCAGCAACtacgtggctccggtggactccATCCAGGCGGAAGA GTGGTACTTTGGGAAGATGGGGCGAAAGGACGCtgagaggcagctgctgtgccagGGCAACCCCCGAGGGACCTTCCTCATCCGGGAGAGCGAGACCACCAAAG GTGCCTATTCCCTGTCCATCCGGGACTGCGACGAGACCAAGGGTGACCACGTGAAGCACTATAAGATCCGGAAGCTGGATAACGGGGGCTATTACATCACCACGCGGGCCCAGTTCGAGACCATCCAGGAGCTGGTCCAGCATTACAGAG AGTTCAATGACGGTCTGTGCCATCTACTAACCCGGGTATGCCCCAATATGAAGCCTCAGACTATGAGCCTGTCTAAAGACGCCTGGGAAATAACACGGGAGTCTGTAAGCTTGGACAAGAAGCTTGGCATGGGCTGTTTTGGAGATGTCTGGATGG GCACGTGGAACGGCACCACCAAGGTGGCAGTGAAGACGCTGAAGCCGGGCACCATGTCCCCGGAGGCCTTCCTGGAGGAGGCCCAGATCATGAAGCTGCTCCGGCACGACAAACTGGTGCAGCTGTACGCCGTGGTGTCAGAGGAGCCCATCTACATCGTCACCGAGTTCATGAGCCAGG ggagcTTGCTGGATTTCCTGAAGGACGGGGATGGCCGGTTCCTGAAGCTGCCCCAGCTGGTGGACATGGCAGCCCAG ATCGCGGCCGGCATGGCCTACATCGAGCGGATGAACTACATCCACCGGGACTTGCGTGCCGCCAACATCCTGGTGGGCGACAACCTGGTGTGTAAGATCGCAGACTTCGGCCTGGCCCGCCTCATCGAGGACAATGAGTACACGGCGCGCCAAG GTGCCAAGTTCCCCATCAAGTGGACGGCCCCGGAGGCTGCTCTCTATGGGAGGTTCACTATCAAGTCAGACGTGTGGTCCTTCGGCATCCTCCTGACTGAGCTCGTCACCAAGGGCCGCGTGCCCTACCCAG GCATGAATAAACGGGAGGTGCTGGAGCAGGTGGAGCGGGGGTACCGCATGCAGTGCCCCGCCAGCTGCCCCCAATCCCTGCACGAGTTGATGGTGCAGTGCTGGAAGAAGGAGCCCGAGGAGCGCCCCACTTTCGAATACCTCCAGTCCTTCCTGGAAGACTATTTCACTGCCACAGAGCCTCAGTACCAGCCAGGGGACAACCAGTGA
- the FGR gene encoding tyrosine-protein kinase Fgr isoform X1, with amino-acid sequence MGCVYCKEKGSNKGQTENIDGTTGLASKSCYGPDPTQQNPASSFTHIPDFNNFHSTPVSTAGAPFMGPGLCPSSTLHMRGGGITGGGVTLFIALYDYEARTEDDLTFLKGEKFHIINNTEGDWWEARSLSTGATGYVPSNYVAPVDSIQAEEWYFGKMGRKDAERQLLCQGNPRGTFLIRESETTKGAYSLSIRDCDETKGDHVKHYKIRKLDNGGYYITTRAQFETIQELVQHYRERAAGLCCRLAVPCHKGMPKLADLSVKTKDVWEIPRESLQLIEKLGNGQFGEVWMGTWNGTTKVAVKTLKPGTMSPEAFLEEAQIMKLLRHDKLVQLYAVVSEEPIYIVTEFMSQGSLLDFLKDGDGRFLKLPQLVDMAAQIAAGMAYIERMNYIHRDLRAANILVGDNLVCKIADFGLARLIEDNEYTARQGAKFPIKWTAPEAALYGRFTIKSDVWSFGILLTELVTKGRVPYPGMNKREVLEQVERGYRMQCPASCPQSLHELMVQCWKKEPEERPTFEYLQSFLEDYFTATEPQYQPGDNQ; translated from the exons ATGGGCTGTGTGTATTGCAAGGAGAAGGGGTCGAATAAAGGCCAGACGGAGAACATCGATGGCACAACTGGCTTGGCATCGAAATCCTGCTACGGCCCTGACCCGACCCAGCAGAATCCCGCCAGCAGCTTCACCCACATCCCTGACTTTAACAACTTCCACAGTACACCTGTCAGCACCGCCGGCGCCCCCTTCATGGGCCCCGgcctctgtcccagcagcaccTTGCACATGCGTGGAGGGGGGATCACAG GTGGGGGGGTGACCCTTTTCATTGCCTTGTACGATTACGAAGCCCGGACGGAGGATGACCTGACGTTCCTGAAGGGGGAGAAATTCCACATTATCAACAATAC CGAGGGCGACTGGTGGGAGGCGAGGTCCCTGAGCACAGGGGCCACGGGCTACGTCCCCAGCAACtacgtggctccggtggactccATCCAGGCGGAAGA GTGGTACTTTGGGAAGATGGGGCGAAAGGACGCtgagaggcagctgctgtgccagGGCAACCCCCGAGGGACCTTCCTCATCCGGGAGAGCGAGACCACCAAAG GTGCCTATTCCCTGTCCATCCGGGACTGCGACGAGACCAAGGGTGACCACGTGAAGCACTATAAGATCCGGAAGCTGGATAACGGGGGCTATTACATCACCACGCGGGCCCAGTTCGAGACCATCCAGGAGCTGGTCCAGCATTACAGAG AGCGAGCTGCGGGCCTGTGCTGCCGCCTGGCCGTGCCGTGCCACAAGGGGATGCCCAAGCTGGCAGACCTGTCTGTCAAAACCAAAGACGTGTGGGAAATCCCGCGAGAGTCGCTGCAGTTGATCGAGAAGCTGGGCAATGGGCAGTTTGGGGAAGTGTGGATGG GCACGTGGAACGGCACCACCAAGGTGGCAGTGAAGACGCTGAAGCCGGGCACCATGTCCCCGGAGGCCTTCCTGGAGGAGGCCCAGATCATGAAGCTGCTCCGGCACGACAAACTGGTGCAGCTGTACGCCGTGGTGTCAGAGGAGCCCATCTACATCGTCACCGAGTTCATGAGCCAGG ggagcTTGCTGGATTTCCTGAAGGACGGGGATGGCCGGTTCCTGAAGCTGCCCCAGCTGGTGGACATGGCAGCCCAG ATCGCGGCCGGCATGGCCTACATCGAGCGGATGAACTACATCCACCGGGACTTGCGTGCCGCCAACATCCTGGTGGGCGACAACCTGGTGTGTAAGATCGCAGACTTCGGCCTGGCCCGCCTCATCGAGGACAATGAGTACACGGCGCGCCAAG GTGCCAAGTTCCCCATCAAGTGGACGGCCCCGGAGGCTGCTCTCTATGGGAGGTTCACTATCAAGTCAGACGTGTGGTCCTTCGGCATCCTCCTGACTGAGCTCGTCACCAAGGGCCGCGTGCCCTACCCAG GCATGAATAAACGGGAGGTGCTGGAGCAGGTGGAGCGGGGGTACCGCATGCAGTGCCCCGCCAGCTGCCCCCAATCCCTGCACGAGTTGATGGTGCAGTGCTGGAAGAAGGAGCCCGAGGAGCGCCCCACTTTCGAATACCTCCAGTCCTTCCTGGAAGACTATTTCACTGCCACAGAGCCTCAGTACCAGCCAGGGGACAACCAGTGA